One Streptomyces sp. CG4 genomic window, CCTGGATCGAAGGTGCCACCGAACACACCGCGACCTGGGACGTCAGCGCCGTACTGTCCACGGTCGCCGACACAGCCGGAGACGACCTGCTGGGTCAGATGCTGCTCCAGCTCCCCGCCGGTTACGACCTTCTCTTCGGCCGCCCCCAGCCCACCTGACCAGCATTTCGGTGCCCCACACCGGCATCATCGCACCCTGATTCCACGAAAGGCATGCACCGCAGTGATCACCGACGTGCGCGTACCGCTTGAGCACCAGCAGCCGTACGGGACGGCGCACGAGCAGATGCTGGAGAAGGTCCGCTACGAAGGCGCCTACCCCACCCGCGAGAAGGCCGACGAGGCCGTCCGCCTGGTCCTCGCGGGGCTGGGACGCCAACTGACCGGCGACGAACGTGTCGACCTGGCCGCCCGTCTGCCCCTGGAGGCCGCACGCGTCCTGACCGCGCAGATCCCCGACACCCGGCCGCTGACCGGCTGGGCCTTCGTCAAGGACCTCGCCGCCCGCACCGGCGCTTCCCTCGCCACCACCCGCTGGGACACCGGATCCGTCTTCTCCGCCGTCGCGGCCTGTGCCGGCCCCGACCTTCTGACCCGTATCCTCCACCAGCTCCCCTCCGGCTACGCGCTGCTGTTCGGCCGCGCCGAACTCAGCCCCGCCGCGTAGAAGCGGCACCTGCGAAGCGTTCCAGGGACCGTACGCAGACGCGGCGGG contains:
- a CDS encoding DUF2267 domain-containing protein, with product MITDVRVPLEHQQPYGTAHEQMLEKVRYEGAYPTREKADEAVRLVLAGLGRQLTGDERVDLAARLPLEAARVLTAQIPDTRPLTGWAFVKDLAARTGASLATTRWDTGSVFSAVAACAGPDLLTRILHQLPSGYALLFGRAELSPAA